The Prunus persica cultivar Lovell chromosome G8, Prunus_persica_NCBIv2, whole genome shotgun sequence genome includes a region encoding these proteins:
- the LOC18767035 gene encoding uncharacterized protein LOC18767035: protein MAFHTRSNSFPSRPHPIVQEVDECLCRLRSSEATSTSSSSISHKLSGLQDLHDCVDRLLQLPLTQQALAQEQNEKWANELLDSSLRLLDVCSSAKDAILQTKECVQDLQSIIRRTRGGESAALTSEVRKYLTSRKTVKKAIQKAMKNLKGSNFSSLNKDNESIDIVNKLREVEAVTLAVFESLLSFICGPKSQPSSWSLVSKMMPSKKVACEEETEANEFAQVDAALNSLIGHKTSKSQNKIVDNAQNQLEQLESCFQGQEEGVECVFRQIIKTRVSLLNILNH, encoded by the coding sequence ATGGCTTTCCACACTCGCTCTAACAGCTTCCCTTCAAGGCCACACCCAATCGTTCAAGAAGTTGACGAATGTTTGTGTAGGCTGAGGTCTTCTGAGGCCACCTccacatcttcatcatcaataAGCCACAAACTAAGCGGTCTCCAAGATTTGCATGATTGTGTTGACAGGTTGCTTCAGTTGCCTCTCACTCAACAAGCCTTGGCACAAGAGCAGAATGAGAAATGGGCTAATGAGCTATTAGATAGCTCTCTCAGACTCTTGGATGTTTGCAGCAGCGCCAAGGATGCTATCTTGCAAACCAAGGAATGTGTACAAGATCTTCAATCAATCATACGAAGAACACGAGGAGGTGAATCTGCAGCACTCACCAGTGAGGTCAGGAAATACTTAACCTCCAGGAAGACGGTGAAAAAGGCAATCCAAAAGGCTATGAAGAATCTTAAGGGATCCAATTTCTCATCCCTCAACAAGGACAATGAGTCAATTGACATTGTTAACAAGTTGAGAGAAGTTGAAGCAGTCACTCTTGCAGTGTTTGAGTCACTTCTTTCTTTCATCTGTGGGCCAAAATCACAGCCAAGCAGCTGGTCCTTGGTCTCCAAGATGATGCCCTCAAAAAAAGTTGCCTGtgaagaagaaacagaagcaaATGAATTTGCACAAGTGGATGCTGCATTGAACTCTCTCATTGGACACAAGACAAGCAAatctcaaaacaaaattgtcgATAATGCGCAGAACCAGCTCGAGCAGCTGGAGTCATGCTTTCAAGGCCAAGAAGAAGGAGTTGAGTGCGTATTTAGGCAAATTATCAAAACAAGAGTCTCCCTCCTCAACATCCTAAACCACTAG
- the LOC18766312 gene encoding uncharacterized protein LOC18766312, with translation MASHTRSNSLPSRPHPIIEEVDELLCRLRSSEATSTSSSSICNKLSGLQDLHDSVDRFLQLPLTQQALAQEQNEKWTNELLDGSLRLLDVCGTAKDALLQTKECVQDLQSIMRRRRGGETGALTSEVRKYLTSRKMVKKTIQKAMKNLKGTENRSTFSSLNKESETISIVSELRDVEAVTLAVFESLLSFISGPKSQPDSSWSLVSKMMQSKQVACEEETEVNEFAGVDASLQSLIGHKTSKSHSQSADNAHNQLEKLDACIQDQEDGLECLLRQMIKTRVSLLNILNH, from the coding sequence ATGGCTTCGCATACTCGTTCTAACAGCTTACCCTCTAGGCCACACCCGATCATTGAAGAAGTTGATGAACTTTTGTGTAGATTGAGGTCTTCTGAGGCCACCTccacatcttcatcatcaataTGCAACAAACTAAGTGGCCTCCAAGACTTGCATGATTCTGTTGATAGGTTTCTTCAGTTGCCCCTCACTCAACAAGCCTTAGCCCAAGAGCAGAATGAGAAATGGACTAATGAGTTGTTAGATGGCTCACTCCGGCTGTTGGATGTTTGTGGAACTGCCAAAGATGCCTTGTTGCAAACCAAGGAATGCGTCCAGGACCTTCAATCGATCATGCGAAGAAGGCGGGGAGGTGAAACTGGAGCTCTTACAAGTGAGGTTAGGAAATATTTAACCTCCAGGAAGATGGTGAAAAAGACAATCCAAAAGGCTATGAAGAATCTCAAGGGAACCGAAAACAGATCCACCTTCTCTTCCCTCAACAAGGAGAGTGAGACTATTTCCAttgtgagtgagttgagagatGTTGAAGCAGTCACTCTCGCAGTGTTCGAATCACTGCTGTCCTTCATCTCCGGCCCAAAATCACAGCCAGACAGCAGCTGGTCATTGGTCTCCAAGATGATGCAATCAAAACAAGTAGCTTGtgaagaagaaacagaagTAAACGAATTTGCAGGGGTGGATGCTTCATTGCAGTCACTCATTGGACACAAGACAAGCAAATCTCATTCCCAAAGTGCAGATAATGCACACAACCAGTTGGAGAAGCTGGACGCATGCATTCAAGATCAGGAAGACGGACTAGAGTGCCTACTTAGGCAAATGATAAAAACAAGAGTCTCCCTCCTCAACATCCTAAACCACTAG
- the LOC18766193 gene encoding probable serine/threonine-protein kinase At4g35230, whose product MGCCESKVTEKQPEKLQTQAHANNSRTPTHHPNPSPGSDPETGGAPPFSEFSFSDLKAATNNFSSDYIVSESGEKAPNLVYKGRLQNRRWIAVKKFTKMAWPDPKQFAEEAWGVGKLRHRRLANLIGYCCDGDERLLVAEYMPTDTLAKHLFHWENQTIEWAMRLRVGLYIAEALDYCSTEGRPLYHDLNAYRVLFDEDGDPRLSCFGLMRNSRDGKSYSTNLAYTPPEYLRNGRVTPESVIYSFGTVLLDLLSGKHIPPSHALDMIRGKNIILLMDSHLEGKFSTEEATVVVNLASQCLQYEPRERPNTKDLVATLAPLQTKPEVPSYVMLGIPKHEEAPATPQRPLSAMGEACSRMDLTAIHQILVMTHYRDDEGTNELSFQEWTQQMRDMLEARKRGDYAFRDKDFKTAIDCYSQFIDVGTMVSPTVFARRSLCYLLNEQPDAALRDAMQAQCVYPDWPTAFYMQSVALAKLDMHKDAADMLNEATALEEKRQRGGRGS is encoded by the exons ATGGGTTGCTGTGAATCAAAGGTTACAGAGAAGCAACCAGAGAAGCTCCAAACCCAAGCACATGCCAACAACAGCCGGACTCCGACCCACCACCCGAACCCATCTCCCGGATCCGACCCGGAAACCGGCGGAGCTCCACCCTTCTCTGAATTCTCCTTCTCGGACCTCAAAGCAGCCACCAACAACTTCAGCTCCGACTACATAGTCTCAGAGAGCGGTGAGAAAGCCCCTAACCTTGTCTACAAAGGGCGGCTGCAGAACCGCCGTTGGATCGCCGTCAAGAAGTTCACCAAGATGGCTTGGCCTGATCCCAAGCAGTTTGCG gAGGAAGCTTGGGGTGTTGGGAAGCTGAGGCATCGGAGGCTTGCGAATTTAATTGGGTATTGCTGTGATGGTGATGAGAGGCTGCTTGTTGCTGAGTACATGCCTACTGATACTTTAGCTAAGCATTTGTTTCATT GGGAGAATCAAACCATTGAGTGGGCTATGCGTTTAAGAGTGGGTCTTTATATTGCTGAAGCTTTAGATTATTGTAGTACTGAGGGCCGTCCATTATACCACGATTTGAATGCTTATAGGGTTCTCTTTGACGAG GATGGTGATCCTCGTCTTTCCTGTTTTGGCTTGATGAGAAATAGTAGGGATGGGAAGAGTTATAGCACGAATCTTGCCTACACGCCGCCTGAGTATTTAAGAAATG GAAGGGTCACTCCAGAAAGTGTTATTTATAGCTTTGGCACTGTCCTTCTAGATCTGCTAAGTGGAAAGCACATCCCTCCAAGTCAT GCTCTTGATATGATACGGGGGAAAAATATCATTCTCTTAATGGATTCACATTTGGAGGGGAAATTTTCTACGGAGGAAGCAACCGTGGTTGTTAATCTTGCCTCTCAATGTCTCCAATATGAACCCAGAGAGCGGCCTAATACGAAGGACCTTGTTGCGACACTTGCTCCACTGCAGACCAAACCTGAA GTCCCATCTTATGTCATGCTTGGAATTCCAAAGCATGAGGAAGCCCCTGCAACCCCACAACGTCCCCTTTCTGCAATGGGCGAGGCCTGTTCTCGGATGGACCTCACAGCAATCCATCAGATCTTGGTTATGACGCACTACCGAGATGATGAAGGAACCAATGAG TTATCTTTCCAAGAGTGGACTCAACAAATGAGAGACATGCTGGAGGCAAGAAAGCGAGGGGACTATGCATTTCGtgacaaagattttaaaactGCCATTGATTGTTACTCCCAG TTCATAGATGTTGGAACTATGGTGTCCCCAACTGTTTTTGCACGACGCAGTTTATGCTATCTGTTAAATGAGCAACCTGATGCTGCTCTTCGAGATGCAATGCAAGCACAATGTGTTTATCCAGACTGGCCCACGGCCTTCTACATGCAGTCAGTTGCTCTAGCCAAGCTAGACATGCACAAGGACGCCGCCGACATGTTAAATGAAGCAACTGCACTAGAAGAAAAGCGGCAACGAGGAGGCCGGGGATCATGA
- the LOC18767041 gene encoding putative DNA helicase INO80, with the protein MGCTSSKLDDLPAVALCRERCGYLDEAIHQRYALAEAHFAYIHSLRDIGHSLHKFIEQEVGNSSGSPPSPHLNLPPVRKGDTKSSPLHHSHSNSGSHLHFHSDSDDDDLGSLHHSDHSSPLHNTHPGSHIDYMGNGQEGFQEGFSSYPDGYMRMNYMRNKATPSVVYQQKPMSPENVYHMGESSSSSNSHYGYPNSNPNPNNTANPYPYYGGYNNYGGGGGGYYGNSSPPPPYGAISSPPASASTSAKPPPPPPSPPRASAWEFLNPFETYDKYYSAYTPSRDSKEVRDEEGIPDLEDEEYQQEVVKEVQRDHKHVVDGGKHSKAVVDDELAETQPSSLYQSRPSVETDGGGAEYEVHVVEKKVVDEDERREDRGNGGGAPKVRPGSRDAFEVAREIEVQFQRASESGNEIAKMLEVGRLPHNRKHVSSKMMSLVSSQPSTSKSAEPSASSEIAGPAQLGFDEEMMMRSKNLSSTLAKLYLWEKKLYNEVKSEEKMRVIHDRKVRKLKRLDEKGAEAHKVDTTRTLIRSLSTKIRIAIQVVDKISVTINKIRDEELWPQLNELIQGLTRMWKCMLDCHRTQCQVIREARGLGPIGSGKRLSDAHLDATSQLEHELINWTFRFSTWISAQKGYVRALNNWLLKCLLYEPEETPDGIVPFSPGRIGAPPVFVICNQWSQALERISEREVVETMRVFTTSVLQVWEQDKLEMRQRMVAHKDLEKKVKNLDRKDQKLQKEIQALDKKIVLVPGDVDTLSGGGQIVYQSDTRNSTLQASLQRIFEAMERFTDNSTKAYEELLQRNEEDRLAREEERVS; encoded by the exons ATGGGCTGCACGAGCTCCAAGCTTGACGATCTTCCGGCCGTGGCTTTATGCCGAGAGCGCTGCGGCTATCTCGACGAGGCGATTCACCAGCGCTATGCTCTGGCAGAAGCCCACTTCGCTTATATTCACTCCCTCAGAGACATCGGCCACTCTCTGCATAAATTCATCGAACAGGAGGTGGGCAATTCATCTGGGTCACCTCCTTCTCCCCACCTCAACCTCCCTCCTGTCCGAAAAGGGGACACCAAATCGTCGCCGCTGCACCACTCTCATTCAAATTCAGGCTCCCATCTTCACTTTCACTCCGATTCCGACGACGACGACTTGGGCTCGCTCCACCACTCGGACCACTCGTCGCCGCTGCACAATACTCACCCTGGCAGCCATATTGATTACATGGGCAACGGCCAGGAGGGTTTCCAGGAGGGTTTTAGCTCGTACCCAGATGGTTACATGCGCATGAATTACATGAGGAACAAAGCGACACCGTCTGTGGTGTATCAGCAGAAACCCATGAGCCCAGAGAACGTGTATCACATGGGtgaatcttcttcttcttcaaattcGCATTATGGatatccaaattcaaatcctaaTCCAAACAACACTGCTAATCCTTACCCCTATTATGGTGGGTACAACAATTACGGTGGCGGGGGTGGGGGGTATTATGGTAATTCATCTCCGCCGCCGCCTTACGGAGCCATATCGTCGCCGCCGGCTTCGGCTTCCACCTCTGCGAAGCCGCCTCCGCCTCCGCCATCGCCGCCTAGAGCTTCGGCTTGGGAGTTTTTGAACCCGTTCGAGACTTACGATAAGTACTACTCGGCCTACACGCCGAGCCGAGACTCGAAGGAAGTGAGAGACGAAGAGGGAATTCCCGATTTGGAAGACGAGGAGTACCAGCAGGAGGTGGTGAAGGAGGTGCAGAGAGACCACAAGCACGTGGTCGATGGCGGGAAGCATTCCAAGGCTGTTGTGGACGATGAGTTAGCTGAAACGCAGCCTTCCTCGCTTTATCAATCGAGGCCGAGCGTGGAGACCGATGGTGGTGGGGCTGAGTATGAGGTCCATGTGGTGGAGAAGAAGGTTGTGGATGAGGACGAGAGGCGCGAGGACCGTGGCAATGGCGGCGGTGCACCTAAAGTTCGACCGGGGTCTCGGGATGCTTTTGAAGTAGCTCGAGAGATTGAGGTTCAGTTTCAGAGAGCTTCCGAGTCCGGGAACGAAATTGCCAAGATGCTCGAGGTGGGAAGGCTTCCACATAATCGAAAACACG TTTCTTCTAAGATGATGTCGTTAGTGTCTTCGCAACCTTCTACTTCTAAGAGTGCTGAGCCATCGGCCTCCTCTGAAATAGCTGGTCCTGCTCAATTGGGGTTTGATGAAGAAATGATGATGAGGTCCAAAAATCTCTCTTCTACCTTAGCCAAGCTGTATCTTTGGGAGAAGAAACTCTATAATGAAGTAAAG TCTGAGGAAAAGATGCGGGTAATCCATGACAGGAAGGTCCGTAAGCTGAAGCGTTTAGATGAAAAGGGAGCGGAGGCTCACAAAGTTGATACAACTCGAACTTTAATAAGGAGTCTGTCCACAAAAATCAGAATCGCAATTCAAGTTGTTGACAAAATATCTGTGACCATAAATAAGATTAGGGATGAAGAATTATGGCCACAACTGAATGAATTAATTCAAGG gTTAACCCGGATGTGGAAATGCATGCTTGATTGTCATCGTACTCAGTGCCAAGTAATTAGAGAAGCCAGGGGTTTAGGTCCTATTGGATCTGGAAAAAGGCTTAGTGATGCTCATCTTGATGCTACATCGCAGCTTGAGCATGAGCTTATTAACTGGACTTTCAGATTCTCTACTTGGATTAGTGCTCAAAAGGGTTATGTGAGAGCTTTGAACAATTGGCTTCTAAAATGTCTTCTGTATGAACCCGAAGAAACACCAGATGGAATAGTTCCTTTTTCACCTGGTAGGATAGGTGCGCCTCCTGTTTTTGTAATCTGTAACCAATGGTCACAAGCTTTGGAGAGAATATCAGAAAGAGAGGTCGTTGAAACTATGCGTGTCTTCACCACGAGTGTCTTACAGGTTTGGGAACAAGATAAGCTTGAAATGCGCCAGAGGATGGTAGCACACAAGGATCTAGAGAAAAAAGTTAAGAACTTGGATAGAAAGGACCAAAAATTACAGAAGGAAATTCAGGCATTAGACAAGAAAATTGTGCTAGTACCAGGGGATGTTGACACTCTCTCAGGTGGTGGACAGATTGTATATCAGAGTGACACTAGAAATAGTACTTTACAGGCTAGTCTGCAACGCATTTTTGAGGCCATGGAAAGGTTCACCGATAACTCCACAAAAGCTTACGAGGAGCTTTTGCAACGTAACGAAGAAGATAGGCTTgcgagagaggaagagagggtTTCATAG
- the LOC18768363 gene encoding uncharacterized protein ycf39, whose protein sequence is MAAMAWRLPTQLATPGKLHHHNDSKTTAYQSSFSWCRTLAADHLLPSSSSSSSSSRSTIIGTNTRRLVRCTARAGVGAVNLAPGTPVRPTSILVVGATGTLGRQIVRRALDEGYDVRCLVRPRPAPADFLRDWGATVVNADLSKPETIPATLVGIHTVIDCATGRPEEPIKTVDWEGKVALIQCAKAMGIQKFVFYSIHNCDKHPEVPLMEIKYCTEKFLQDSGLNHVIIRLCGFMQGIIGQYAVPILEEKSVWGTDAPTRIAYMDTQDVARLTFVALRNEKVNGKLLTFAGPRAWTTQEVITLCERFAGQEANVTTVPVSVLRVTRQLTRLFEWTNDVADRLAFSEVLSSDTVFSVPMNETFSLLGVDGKDIVTLEKYLQDYFTNILKKLKDLKAQSKQSDIYF, encoded by the exons ATGGCAGCAATGGCTTGGAGGCTTCCTACCCAGCTGGCAACACCCGGTAAACTCCATCATCATAATGACTCCAAAACGACGGCATATCAGAGCTCATTCTCATGGTGCCGTACGTTAGCTGCCGACCATCTCCttccttcttcatcatcatcttcttcttcttcccgcTCCACCATTATAG GAACTAATACGCGGCGTTTAGTGAGATGTACGGCCAGGGCAGGGGTTGGGGCTGTGAATCTTGCTCCAGGGACTCCTGTGAGGCCAACCAGTATTCTAGTGGTTGGTGCCACTGGGACTTTGGGTAGGCAGATTGTGAGAAGAGCATTAGATGAAGGCTATGATGTTAGGTGCCTGGTTAGGCCTAGACCAGCCCCTGCTGACTTCCTCAGAGATTGGGGTGCTACTGTTGTCAAT GCAGACCTTAGCAAACCAGAGACCATACCTGCAACTTTGGTTGGTATTCATACTGTCATTGATTGTGCCACTGGCCGTCCGGAGGAGCCCATCAAAACG gtAGATTGGGAAGGAAAAGTTGCTCTTATACAATGTGCAAAAGCAATGGGAATCCAAAAATTTGTATTCTATTCTATCCACAACTGTGACAAGCATCCCGAAGTTCCCCTTATGGAGATCAAGTATTGCACTGAAAAGTTTCTCCAGGATTCAGGCCTAAATCACGTTATAATTCGTTTATGTGGATTCATGCAA GGGATTATTGGGCAGTATGCGGTACCTATATTGGAAGAGAAATCAGTTTGGGGAACAGATGCCCCCACAAGAATTGCGTACATGGACACTCAG GATGTAGCTCGCCTGACCTTTGTAGCTTTAAGAAATGAGAAAGTCAATGGGAAGCTTCTCACATTTGCTGGCCCTCGAGCATGGACAACCCAAGAG GTAATAACATTGTGTGAAAGGTTTGCGGGGCAAGAGGCAAATGTAACTACAGTCCCAGTCTCTGTCTTGAGAGTAACCCGTCAGCTGACTAGGCTTTTTGAGTGGACAAATGATGTTGCTGATAGATTGGCATTTTCAGAG GTTCTTTCAAGTGATACTGTTTTCTCTGTTCCAATGAACGAGACATTTAGTCTTCTTGGTGTTGACGGAAAAGACATAGTCACACTCGAGAAATATCTGCAGGACTACTTCACCAACATTTTGAAGAAGTTGAAAGATCTCAAAGCACAATCTAAGCAATCTGACatttacttttga